GCCGCATTGGGGACAATCGCTGGCAAGAGGCGTGGTGCGATGAAGGCTACAGGTTTCGTGACCTGATTTTCGTGAAAGGCACCCTCTACGCATTGATCTATCCAAATCACAGCCTCGCTGTCGTCGAGCTTGACAACACTTCCGCGGTACTGTCGTTTCTTGGAGGTGAATCGAGTGCAGAAATAGTTGAAAATTCTTCGATGTTGAGGCTAGCAGAGTGCCGTGGTGAGCTATTGCTCATTAGTGCTGTGAGGTTCAGGGCTGGTCCTGAGATTTTGGGGGCCCGGGGCGAACCTAAAATCCGGGGCCTTTAGTAAACACATCATAGTAGTAAAAATAAATTTATGTATATATGAATATTTAGCAATAACACTCCAATGCATTCGCCCCCCTCCCGCACCTACCGGGCTCTCCTCCCGCTGTCGCCGTCCAACCTCGCCTCCCAGGCTCCGCTCCTCCTCGTCCCCCACAAGGCATCTTCCTCGGAAGCCCTCTTCCACATCCCACTCCGCCGCATCCTCCGCTTCCGCCTCCCCCGCACCGCCCTAGCTCAACATGACCCCAGCAATGACGAATTCGATTCCTTTGGTTGCCGTGTCGCCATCGAGGACAGCGATGCCGTGGGCAGCCACCGCGAGCTCCACATCTGCCACCTCTTCACAGGCGAGCGAGTCCGCCTGCCCAATCCCCTGAAGTACTACGAAGGAATCATCTTTGCCGGCGACCTCATTCTCACCTTTAATCGATACCATTACCACCACACCGTCCACTACTGCCGCATTGGGGACAATCGCTGGCAAGAGGCGTGGTGCGATGAAGGCTACAGGTTTCGTGACCTGATTTTCGTGAAAGGCACCCTCTACGCATTGATCTATCCAAATCACAGCCTCGCTGTCGTCGAGCTTGACAACACTTCCGCGGTACTGTCGTTTCTTGGAGGTGAATCGAGTGCAGAAATAGTTGAAAATTCTTCGATGTTGAGGCTAGCAGAGTGCC
This genomic stretch from Triticum urartu cultivar G1812 unplaced genomic scaffold, Tu2.1 TuUngrouped_contig_8843, whole genome shotgun sequence harbors:
- the LOC125532028 gene encoding uncharacterized protein LOC125532028 → MHSPPSRTYRALLPLSPSNLASQAPLLLVPHKASSSEALFHIPLRRILRFRLPRTALAQHDPSNDEFDSFGCRVAIEDSDAVGSHRELHICHLFTGERVRLPNPLKYYEGIIFAGDLILTFNRYHYHHTVHYCRIGDNRWQEAWCDEGYRFRDLIFVKGTLYALIYPNHSLAVVELDNTSAVLSFLGGESSAEIVENSSMLRLAECRGELLLISAVRFRAGPEILGARGEPKIRGL